A genomic region of Caldicellulosiruptor acetigenus contains the following coding sequences:
- a CDS encoding glucose-1-phosphate adenylyltransferase: MNGPKREIIAMILAGGQGSRLKELTKTNAKPAVEFGGKYRIIDFTLSNCTNSSIDVVGVLTQYQPFKLHCHIGIGTAWDLDRTKGGVYILPPHTNDSGGNWYKGTADAIYQNMNFVELFAPEYLLVLSGDHIYTMDYQEMFKFHKEKKADVTIACIEVPIEEASRFGIMNTKEDGRLYEFEEKPKHPKNNLASMGIYIFNWDKLKKYLKEDAKDEESAHDFGKNIIPKMLKGGEKLFAYRFKGYWKDVGTVESYWEANMDLLNEECDLNVPSCTLDLYNEEAKIYTSSIAYPPQYIAPCAKVKKSMVVEGCSIWGEVYNSVLSYNVYVGKNAKVISSVLLSSASIEDGAMVENAIVCSGARVTKGCKVIGKPGKIAVVPENKKVTSDIIISE, from the coding sequence ATGAACGGTCCCAAGCGTGAGATTATAGCAATGATTTTAGCAGGAGGGCAAGGAAGTAGGCTTAAAGAGCTTACCAAAACAAATGCAAAGCCTGCTGTGGAGTTTGGGGGAAAGTATCGGATAATTGACTTTACTTTGAGCAACTGTACAAACTCATCAATTGACGTAGTTGGAGTTTTGACTCAGTACCAGCCTTTTAAATTACATTGTCACATTGGAATCGGGACTGCATGGGATTTGGACCGCACAAAAGGCGGTGTTTACATCCTGCCACCTCACACAAATGACAGTGGCGGAAACTGGTACAAAGGTACTGCTGATGCAATTTATCAGAATATGAACTTTGTGGAGTTGTTCGCACCAGAGTATCTTTTAGTACTGTCTGGCGACCATATCTATACCATGGACTATCAAGAGATGTTCAAATTCCACAAGGAAAAAAAGGCTGACGTGACAATTGCATGTATTGAAGTCCCAATTGAGGAAGCTTCAAGATTTGGAATCATGAACACAAAAGAAGACGGTAGGTTATACGAGTTTGAAGAAAAGCCAAAGCATCCAAAAAACAATCTTGCATCAATGGGGATATACATATTTAACTGGGATAAACTAAAGAAGTACTTGAAAGAAGATGCAAAAGATGAAGAATCAGCACACGATTTTGGAAAAAATATAATTCCCAAGATGTTAAAAGGTGGTGAAAAATTATTTGCATACAGATTTAAGGGCTACTGGAAGGATGTGGGAACAGTTGAGTCTTACTGGGAGGCGAACATGGACCTTTTGAATGAAGAGTGTGATTTAAACGTACCAAGTTGCACTTTAGACCTTTACAACGAAGAAGCAAAGATTTATACTTCATCAATCGCATATCCTCCTCAATACATAGCCCCTTGTGCAAAGGTCAAAAAGTCGATGGTGGTAGAAGGTTGCAGCATCTGGGGTGAGGTTTACAATTCAGTTTTGTCGTACAACGTGTATGTAGGCAAAAATGCCAAAGTTATAAGCTCTGTTTTACTTAGTAGTGCTTCAATTGAAGATGGTGCTATGGTCGAAAATGCAATTGTGTGCTCAGGGGCAAGAGTTACAAAAGGCTGCAAGGTTATTGGAAAACCGGGGAAAATTGCAGTTGTTCCTGAAAACAAAAAGGTAACCTCTGACATCATAATTTCAGAATAA
- the glgD gene encoding glucose-1-phosphate adenylyltransferase subunit GlgD codes for MLTNYLGIVSLTENESKLKSLTATRPLASIPIFGRYRVIDFVLSNLVNAGITNVGILAPTKSRSLIDHVGTGKPWDLNRKVDGLYIFNYSYEPPSISDIKLLKSNMEFLLRSRKEMVIFTLSHMICNIDFEDVAKFHEESGADVTVVYKKIANEDDLFLELPTLMLDQNSNVMGIGKNIGRRTTVNISLDMFVLSKEFLIDCILTCLENGNCTTFRDFIYKNVQNINLKAYEFKGYVGCINSISSYFKISMDMLNVEIQRELFSEERPIYTKSNDSPPTRYFSTCEVENSFISNGCLIAGKVKNSIISRGVVIEKDAIVENSIIFSKCMIKSGAILKNVILDKNVVIDENATLIGHNKNPLVMEKQSFINLSQLKEVKRL; via the coding sequence ATGCTTACAAATTACTTAGGTATTGTGAGCCTTACAGAAAACGAAAGTAAACTCAAAAGCCTTACTGCAACAAGACCGTTAGCTTCAATTCCTATATTTGGCAGATACAGGGTTATTGATTTTGTGCTTTCAAATCTTGTCAATGCAGGAATCACAAACGTTGGGATTCTGGCTCCAACTAAGTCCAGGTCCTTGATAGACCATGTTGGAACAGGCAAACCCTGGGATTTGAACCGCAAGGTTGATGGTCTTTACATCTTCAACTATTCCTATGAACCGCCTTCCATAAGTGATATAAAACTTCTAAAAAGCAATATGGAATTTTTACTTCGCAGTAGAAAAGAAATGGTAATTTTTACTTTATCCCATATGATTTGTAATATAGATTTTGAAGATGTGGCTAAATTCCATGAAGAAAGTGGTGCTGATGTGACAGTTGTATATAAAAAGATTGCCAATGAAGATGACCTTTTTCTTGAACTTCCTACCCTGATGCTTGACCAGAATTCAAATGTAATGGGAATTGGAAAAAATATAGGAAGACGCACAACTGTCAACATATCTTTGGATATGTTTGTGCTCAGCAAAGAATTTTTGATTGACTGTATTTTGACATGTCTTGAAAATGGTAACTGTACAACATTCAGAGATTTTATCTATAAAAATGTTCAGAATATTAATTTAAAAGCTTATGAGTTCAAAGGATACGTGGGATGTATAAATTCTATTTCTTCATATTTTAAAATATCAATGGACATGTTAAATGTTGAGATCCAACGTGAACTTTTTTCAGAGGAAAGACCCATTTATACAAAGTCAAACGACTCACCACCCACAAGGTATTTTTCCACATGTGAAGTTGAAAATTCCTTTATATCAAACGGATGCCTTATTGCAGGCAAAGTGAAAAATAGTATAATCTCAAGAGGAGTTGTAATAGAAAAAGATGCAATTGTTGAAAATAGCATAATATTCTCAAAATGCATGATCAAAAGCGGTGCTATTTTGAAAAATGTCATTTTAGACAAAAATGTGGTAATAGATGAAAATGCCACATTGATCGGGCATAACAAAAATCCTCTTGTGATGGAAAAGCAAAGTTTTATAAATTTAAGCCAGTTAAAAGAGGTGAAAAGATTATGA
- the glgA gene encoding glycogen synthase GlgA, producing the protein MNVLFAVSEAFPFAKSGGLADVAYALPKALRKLGVDIRVIMPKYADISPDFSTKMKHLCHFTVSVGWRNQYCGIEYLNLDGVPFYFIDNEYYFKRPGYYGYYDDGERFSFFSRAVCEAVYHLDFDVDIIHVNDWHTSIIPVLLKAHYTHSEKHRKIKTVLTIHNLKYQGIFPKEVMHDLLSLPDEYFDENRLKFYDAISFLKGGIIYSDKVVTVSKTYANEIRTLSYGEGLHGLLSGIGEKLTGIVNGIDYEVYNPATDKFIFVNYDANTFVERKKENKFRLQQMLNLPVSDEIVLIGMVSRLTKEKGIELIERILNKLLTLPIQLVILGAGDYHYEQMFKHYAGAFPSKVSANICYSEELARKIYAGSDMYLMPSLTEPCGISQLIAMRYGSVPIVRETGGLKDTVKPYNQFTGEGWGFSFANYEPAELFAIIKYALSIYTDKAQWRTIVHQAMTRDNSWNASAYEYQKVYESLLNS; encoded by the coding sequence ATGAACGTCTTGTTTGCAGTGTCTGAAGCATTCCCTTTTGCTAAAAGCGGAGGTCTTGCAGACGTTGCCTACGCTCTGCCAAAAGCATTGAGAAAATTAGGTGTTGATATAAGAGTTATCATGCCCAAATACGCTGATATTAGTCCTGACTTTTCTACAAAGATGAAACATCTGTGCCACTTTACCGTTTCTGTTGGCTGGCGAAACCAGTATTGTGGCATTGAGTATTTAAACTTGGATGGCGTTCCGTTCTATTTTATAGACAATGAATATTATTTCAAAAGACCTGGATATTACGGATACTATGATGATGGAGAAAGATTTTCATTCTTTTCAAGAGCTGTATGTGAAGCTGTATATCATCTTGACTTTGACGTGGATATCATTCACGTAAACGATTGGCACACAAGCATAATCCCGGTGTTATTAAAAGCTCATTATACGCATTCTGAAAAGCATCGAAAAATAAAGACAGTTCTCACAATACACAATTTAAAATATCAGGGTATATTCCCAAAAGAAGTTATGCATGATCTCCTTTCCCTTCCTGATGAATACTTTGATGAAAACAGGCTCAAATTCTATGATGCAATTTCATTCTTAAAAGGAGGCATAATCTACTCTGATAAGGTTGTAACTGTAAGCAAAACATATGCAAACGAAATCAGAACACTTTCTTACGGCGAAGGTCTACATGGACTTTTGTCTGGGATTGGAGAAAAATTAACAGGTATTGTCAACGGAATTGACTATGAAGTTTATAACCCTGCAACAGACAAATTTATATTTGTAAACTATGATGCAAATACGTTTGTAGAGAGAAAGAAGGAAAACAAATTCAGGCTCCAGCAAATGTTGAATCTTCCGGTATCTGATGAGATTGTGCTAATTGGAATGGTTTCGCGCCTTACAAAAGAAAAAGGAATTGAACTTATTGAAAGAATTTTAAATAAACTTTTGACATTGCCAATCCAACTTGTAATTTTGGGCGCTGGTGATTACCATTATGAGCAAATGTTCAAACACTATGCAGGTGCATTTCCTTCAAAGGTTTCGGCAAATATATGTTACAGCGAAGAACTTGCACGAAAAATTTATGCCGGCTCTGACATGTATCTTATGCCATCTTTGACAGAGCCTTGCGGAATATCCCAGCTGATTGCCATGAGGTATGGAAGTGTGCCGATTGTCAGAGAGACAGGTGGACTTAAAGATACTGTAAAACCATATAATCAGTTTACAGGCGAAGGCTGGGGATTTTCTTTTGCAAACTATGAACCGGCAGAACTTTTTGCTATCATAAAATACGCACTTTCCATATATACCGACAAGGCTCAGTGGAGGACTATTGTTCATCAAGCAATGACAAGAGACAATTCGTGGAATGCCTCAGCCTACGAATATCAAAAGGTTTATGAAAGTCTTTTAAATTCATAA
- a CDS encoding glycogen/starch/alpha-glucan phosphorylase, whose protein sequence is MIGGIKGLSKEELKEKIKQDFQRKIISLFAIDPKEATTYQQYLALGEVIKEYSFERWLQTNKYYKQNDVKQVYYFSIEFLLGKLLVNNLINLGIRDVCREALNELGITLEDIEEAEREPGLGNGGLGRLAACFLDSMASMGLPGHGNGIRYRYGLFEQKIQNGYQVEVPDNWLSEEYVWEVKRSDRACVVKFGGTVRFDIVDGKLKAFHENYEPVWAIPYDIPIIGYGCNTVNTLRLWSAEPFENVFDFASFSRGDYIKAVEYRYMVQSITQVLYPDDTNEQNRILRLKQEYFFVSAGVQSIIRTFKKRGKPIYELPNYVMIQINDTHPALVIPELMRILIDEEGLPWEEAWDITTKTVAYTNHTIMVEALEKWPIDMVKTLLPRIYTIIEEINRRFCSEMLERTGGDWQKVCNMAIIHDGQINMAHLAVIGSSSVNGVSKLHTETLKNEVLKCFYTIYPEKFNSKTNGITHRRWLVEANPDLARLISETLQTDRWIKEPMLMLKFKDFAEDKLTQELVANIKFNNKVKLAKYIKDKYNIVVDPRSIFDVQAKRLHAYKRQLLNALHILHLYNMLKENPSLDIYPRTFIFAAKAAPGYILAKKIIKLINSIAEKVNKDPDVKDKLKVVFLENYCVSLAEKIIPAADVSEQISTASKEASGTGNMKFMMNGAITIGTLDGANVEIKEAVGDENIVIFGLLAEEVLDYYKNGGYSSSQLYQKDLRIRRLIDQLIGNFFDVPPGEFMDIYNHLITYNDEYFVLKDFDSYHEAQMKIDKLYRDTKRWRKMMIINIGASGIFSSDNTIQKYADEIWHIKRVEIPN, encoded by the coding sequence ATGATAGGCGGAATTAAGGGCCTTTCAAAAGAAGAACTCAAAGAAAAGATAAAGCAGGATTTTCAGCGAAAGATTATATCCCTCTTTGCAATTGACCCAAAAGAAGCAACAACTTATCAGCAGTACCTTGCTCTTGGGGAGGTTATAAAGGAATACTCTTTTGAGAGATGGCTTCAGACAAACAAGTACTACAAGCAAAACGATGTAAAACAGGTGTATTACTTTTCGATAGAGTTTTTGCTTGGCAAACTTCTTGTCAACAACCTCATAAATTTGGGAATTCGCGATGTCTGCAGAGAAGCTCTAAACGAACTTGGCATAACTCTTGAAGACATTGAAGAGGCAGAAAGAGAACCGGGCCTTGGAAATGGAGGCTTAGGAAGGCTTGCCGCATGTTTCTTGGACTCAATGGCTTCAATGGGTCTTCCTGGTCATGGAAACGGGATAAGATATCGATACGGGCTTTTTGAACAAAAAATTCAAAACGGGTATCAGGTTGAAGTGCCCGACAACTGGCTTTCTGAAGAGTATGTGTGGGAGGTAAAAAGAAGCGACAGAGCCTGCGTTGTAAAGTTTGGTGGAACAGTGCGCTTTGACATTGTTGATGGAAAACTGAAAGCTTTTCATGAAAACTACGAACCCGTTTGGGCAATACCTTATGATATTCCTATAATTGGATATGGCTGCAATACTGTAAATACCTTAAGGCTTTGGAGTGCAGAGCCGTTCGAAAATGTATTTGATTTTGCTTCGTTTTCAAGAGGTGACTATATTAAAGCCGTGGAATACAGGTATATGGTGCAGTCCATCACCCAAGTTTTGTATCCAGACGACACAAACGAGCAAAATAGGATTTTAAGGCTCAAACAAGAATACTTTTTTGTATCAGCCGGTGTTCAGAGTATTATAAGGACATTTAAAAAACGTGGAAAACCAATTTATGAGCTTCCAAACTATGTAATGATCCAAATCAACGACACACACCCAGCACTTGTTATACCAGAACTTATGAGAATACTGATTGACGAAGAAGGACTTCCGTGGGAAGAGGCGTGGGATATCACAACAAAAACCGTTGCCTACACAAATCATACTATTATGGTTGAGGCGCTTGAAAAGTGGCCAATTGATATGGTAAAAACTCTTCTTCCAAGGATATATACAATAATCGAAGAGATAAATAGAAGATTCTGCAGCGAGATGCTCGAACGCACTGGCGGGGACTGGCAAAAAGTTTGCAATATGGCTATCATCCATGACGGCCAAATAAATATGGCGCACTTGGCTGTTATTGGTAGCAGCTCTGTAAATGGGGTTTCAAAACTTCACACAGAGACTTTAAAAAATGAAGTGTTAAAATGTTTTTACACCATCTATCCTGAAAAGTTTAACAGCAAAACAAATGGTATTACCCACAGAAGATGGCTTGTTGAAGCAAACCCGGATTTGGCAAGGCTCATCTCCGAAACTTTGCAAACAGACAGGTGGATAAAAGAGCCTATGCTCATGCTCAAATTCAAAGATTTTGCAGAAGATAAGCTCACACAGGAGCTTGTTGCGAATATTAAATTTAATAACAAGGTCAAACTTGCAAAGTATATAAAAGATAAGTACAACATTGTGGTTGACCCGCGCTCTATATTTGATGTGCAGGCAAAAAGGCTTCATGCATACAAACGCCAGCTTTTGAACGCTCTTCATATACTGCATCTTTACAATATGCTAAAAGAAAATCCCAGCTTGGATATATATCCACGAACCTTTATCTTTGCAGCAAAGGCAGCACCAGGTTATATACTTGCAAAAAAGATTATAAAGCTCATAAATTCAATTGCCGAGAAAGTCAACAAAGACCCAGATGTGAAAGACAAGCTCAAAGTGGTGTTTCTGGAAAACTACTGTGTGTCTTTGGCAGAAAAGATTATCCCTGCAGCTGATGTGTCAGAGCAAATCTCAACAGCCTCAAAAGAAGCATCTGGCACAGGGAACATGAAGTTTATGATGAATGGTGCAATTACCATTGGAACCTTAGATGGTGCAAATGTGGAGATAAAAGAGGCGGTGGGTGATGAGAACATAGTCATTTTTGGCCTTTTAGCTGAAGAGGTCTTGGACTACTACAAAAATGGCGGGTACAGTAGCAGTCAGCTTTACCAGAAAGATTTGAGAATCAGAAGGCTCATTGACCAGTTAATCGGAAACTTTTTTGATGTGCCACCTGGTGAGTTTATGGATATTTACAATCACTTGATAACATACAACGATGAATACTTTGTGCTGAAAGATTTTGATTCTTACCACGAAGCTCAAATGAAAATTGATAAGCTCTACCGAGACACCAAACGCTGGCGAAAAATGATGATAATCAACATAGGAGCATCTGGAATTTTTTCAAGTGACAATACCATTCAAAAGTATGCCGATGAAATTTGGCATATAAAAAGGGTTGAAATCCCGAATTAG
- a CDS encoding SGNH/GDSL hydrolase family protein, whose amino-acid sequence MLIEKGSKLLFIGDSITDCGRARPVGEGLHWNNLGNGYVSLVQAQLLSKYPESKIRVINMGVGGDTVRHLKSRWQTDVLDLKPDWLSIMIGINDVWRQFDNPLIPECHVYLDEYKSTLDELINLTKPDLKGLVLMSPFIIDDNKNDAMRKKMDEYRFAMKEIAQKHNAIFVDVQEEFDRFLKHYHSYALALDRIHPNLTGHMIIANAFLRAIEF is encoded by the coding sequence ATGTTGATTGAAAAAGGCTCAAAGCTTCTTTTTATTGGTGATTCTATCACAGACTGTGGAAGAGCAAGACCAGTTGGTGAAGGGCTACATTGGAATAATTTGGGGAATGGGTATGTTTCTCTTGTACAAGCTCAGCTTCTTTCAAAGTATCCTGAGAGCAAAATAAGAGTTATAAACATGGGTGTTGGTGGAGATACTGTAAGGCATCTCAAATCCCGCTGGCAGACAGATGTTTTGGATTTAAAGCCTGACTGGCTTTCTATCATGATAGGTATAAATGATGTTTGGAGACAGTTTGACAATCCACTTATTCCTGAGTGCCATGTGTATTTGGATGAGTACAAGTCTACCTTGGATGAGCTTATAAATCTTACAAAGCCAGACTTAAAAGGACTTGTTCTGATGTCGCCATTTATAATTGATGATAACAAAAATGATGCTATGAGGAAAAAGATGGATGAGTACAGATTTGCAATGAAAGAAATAGCTCAAAAACATAACGCTATTTTTGTAGATGTGCAAGAGGAGTTTGACAGGTTCTTAAAACATTATCATTCATATGCACTTGCGCTTGACAGAATCCATCCAAATTTAACAGGCCATATGATTATAGCCAACGCGTTTTTGAGAGCAATAGAATTTTAA
- a CDS encoding ROK family protein, which translates to MYYIGIDLGGTNIAAGIVDEEGKIIKKGSVPTGAHRHYTEIMKDMAELSLNLVKECGLSLDHIHSVGIGSPGTPDNEKGMILYSNNIAFLNVPMREEIQKYIPKPVNIENDANCAAYGEYIAGGAKGTRISVTITLGTGIGGGIIIDGKIYTGAHHAGAELGHMVICVDGEQCTCGRKGCWEAYASATALIRMTREAAARNINGTIMKLVNGDISKIDAKTAFDAKRMGDSEGAAIVDKYVKYLAEGLVNVCNIFEPEVICIGGGVSKEGEYLLGPVRELVYEKFYCKQISPPKIIPAVLGNDAGIIGAALLAKQI; encoded by the coding sequence GTGTATTACATAGGAATTGACTTGGGAGGAACAAACATTGCAGCTGGAATTGTTGATGAAGAAGGGAAGATTATAAAAAAAGGTTCTGTGCCAACAGGTGCACACAGGCACTACACAGAGATTATGAAAGATATGGCAGAGCTTAGCCTCAATCTTGTAAAAGAATGCGGACTTTCTTTAGACCACATTCACTCAGTTGGTATAGGAAGCCCCGGTACGCCTGACAATGAAAAGGGCATGATTCTTTACAGCAACAATATTGCGTTTTTGAACGTGCCTATGAGAGAAGAGATTCAAAAATATATTCCAAAGCCTGTAAACATAGAAAACGATGCAAACTGTGCAGCATATGGTGAGTATATAGCAGGCGGTGCAAAGGGTACAAGGATTTCGGTAACAATAACTCTTGGCACGGGAATTGGCGGTGGAATTATAATTGATGGCAAAATATACACCGGGGCACATCATGCAGGTGCTGAGCTTGGGCATATGGTGATTTGTGTTGATGGTGAGCAGTGCACATGTGGCCGAAAAGGGTGCTGGGAAGCGTATGCGTCAGCAACAGCTCTTATTCGCATGACAAGAGAGGCTGCTGCAAGAAATATAAACGGCACGATTATGAAACTTGTAAATGGCGACATTTCTAAGATTGATGCTAAGACTGCCTTTGATGCAAAGCGAATGGGAGACAGCGAAGGTGCAGCAATTGTTGATAAGTATGTAAAATATTTAGCAGAAGGGCTTGTAAATGTTTGCAATATATTCGAACCAGAAGTAATTTGCATTGGCGGGGGAGTCAGCAAAGAAGGGGAATACCTGCTTGGACCGGTAAGAGAGCTTGTTTATGAAAAGTTCTATTGCAAACAAATATCACCACCTAAAATAATTCCTGCTGTCTTAGGTAATGATGCAGGTATAATTGGTGCTGCACTTTTGGCAAAGCAGATTTAA
- a CDS encoding WG repeat-containing protein, translated as MKRRKIRFCNKYILITLLAALFLIFILFLFSIFSFAFKNSPLFIELNERYVVDDLSYFSEGKVAVKLNGKYGYIDKKGNKVTNFIFDSALPFDKGFANICKKGKWGYIDTKGHEIIPCVFDSFGVKFAEGFLLKKRNKWYYVEPEKGKISTFKYQYDLISSMSEGLSAVKKGPRWGYINSKGDIVIPLRFEVAGSFSEGIAPVKVNGKWTYIDTKGNFITDLFFDGVSSFYKGRGLVIKEDKFGVIDKSGKIVISPSYSWLGFFVNGLSPATFGGKVGVVNINGEYIVEFKYDSIGYFFDGLAVAKKGDKFGYLDTKGKEVIPFEYDYATDFIDGLAIVQKGDYSMVIDKMNRVKAKLKRPNFFSKISEGIVMVEDDKGLKGFFIFNLSKTDMVSTTTGRLRFKNLKLFQ; from the coding sequence ATGAAAAGAAGAAAAATCCGATTTTGCAACAAATATATTTTAATAACATTATTAGCAGCATTATTCTTAATTTTTATATTATTCTTATTTAGCATATTTTCATTTGCTTTTAAAAACAGTCCTTTGTTTATTGAACTAAATGAAAGATATGTTGTTGATGATTTGTCATACTTTTCTGAAGGTAAAGTGGCAGTAAAATTAAATGGTAAGTATGGCTATATTGATAAAAAAGGAAATAAGGTTACAAATTTTATATTTGACAGTGCTCTTCCTTTTGATAAAGGTTTTGCTAATATATGCAAGAAAGGAAAATGGGGATATATAGATACAAAAGGGCATGAGATAATTCCTTGTGTTTTTGATAGTTTTGGAGTAAAGTTTGCAGAAGGATTTCTTTTGAAGAAAAGAAATAAATGGTATTATGTAGAACCTGAAAAAGGAAAAATTAGCACATTTAAATATCAATATGATTTAATAAGCAGTATGAGCGAGGGATTATCCGCTGTTAAAAAAGGTCCAAGATGGGGGTATATAAATTCTAAAGGAGATATTGTAATCCCTCTTAGGTTTGAAGTGGCAGGGAGTTTTTCTGAAGGTATTGCACCTGTAAAAGTAAATGGAAAGTGGACTTATATTGATACAAAAGGGAATTTTATCACTGATTTATTTTTTGATGGCGTGAGTTCTTTTTATAAGGGAAGAGGACTGGTAATTAAAGAAGACAAATTTGGTGTTATTGATAAAAGTGGCAAAATAGTTATTAGTCCAAGTTATTCATGGTTAGGATTTTTCGTAAATGGACTTTCACCAGCAACTTTTGGTGGAAAGGTTGGAGTTGTAAATATTAACGGAGAATATATTGTGGAGTTTAAGTATGATTCTATAGGATATTTCTTTGACGGTTTAGCAGTTGCTAAAAAAGGGGATAAGTTTGGATATTTAGATACAAAGGGTAAAGAGGTTATACCGTTTGAATATGATTATGCAACTGACTTTATTGACGGTTTGGCTATTGTTCAAAAAGGAGATTATTCTATGGTAATAGATAAGATGAACAGGGTAAAGGCGAAGCTTAAAAGGCCAAACTTCTTTTCGAAAATTTCAGAAGGTATTGTAATGGTAGAAGATGATAAAGGTTTAAAAGGATTTTTCATCTTTAATTTAAGCAAAACAGATATGGTTAGTACAACCACAGGAAGATTACGTTTTAAAAATCTCAAATTGTTTCAATAA